The following proteins are encoded in a genomic region of Brachypodium distachyon strain Bd21 chromosome 1, Brachypodium_distachyon_v3.0, whole genome shotgun sequence:
- the LOC100829326 gene encoding histone H1 yields the protein MATEVAAPEVPATEVESPAPAEVAEKKAAKPAKAAKAKKPAAAKKPSAHPSYAEMITAAIVALKERTGSSSVAIGKHIESKHGEQLPGNFRKLLAVQLKKLAATGKLTKVKNSFKLPAKAAAAAPAKAPAAKPKPAAKPKAAAKPAAKKPKVTKPAAKTKAATKVAKPKASPKPKAKTAAPKTKAPAAAATPKRGRQAKAARTSAKDAPGKKAPAAKKKAATPVKKAATPKKAAAAPVRKAAARKAKK from the exons ATGGCGACGGAGGTGGCTGCCCCTGAGGTCCCCGCTACCGAGGTCGAGTCACCGGCGCCCGCCGAGGTcgcggagaagaaggccgccaAGCCGGCCAAGGCTGCCAAGGCCAAGAAGCCCGCCGCGGCTAAGAAGCCCTCCGCTCATCCTTCCTACGCCGAg ATGATCACTGCGGCGATCGTGgcgctcaaggagaggactgGGTCGAGCTCGGTGGCCATCGGGAAGCACATCGAGTCCAAGCACGGCGAGCAGCTGCCGGGCAACTTCAGGAAGCTACTCGCCGTGCAGCTCAAGAAGCTCGCCGCCACTGGGAAGCTGACCAAGGTGAAGAACTCCTTCAAGCTGCCTGCCaaggccgccgctgccgcccctgccaaggcccccgccgccaagCCCAAGCCAGCTGCCAAGCCCAAGGCAGCCGCCAAGCCCGCCGCCAAAAAGCCCAAGGTCACCAAGCCGGCGGCGAAGACCAAGGCGGCCACCAAGGTCGCCAAGCCCAAGGCGTCCCCGAAGCCCAAGGCCAAGACCGCTGCTCCCAAGACCaaggcccccgccgccgccgctacccCGAAAAGGGGCCGCCAGGCCAAGGCGGCCAGGACCTCCGCCAAGGACGCGCCCGGGAagaaggcgccggcggccaagaAGAAAGCGGCTACCCCTGTGAAGAAGGCCGCCACtcccaagaaggcggcggctgctccTGTGCGcaaggcggcggcaaggaaGGCCAAGAAGTAG